Proteins co-encoded in one Brienomyrus brachyistius isolate T26 unplaced genomic scaffold, BBRACH_0.4 scaffold212, whole genome shotgun sequence genomic window:
- the LOC125728235 gene encoding uncharacterized protein LOC125728235 isoform X2, which yields MTGQNATLPSGQGIQAPETAKGPATHLISARRIQQLFPERPCPRSRMGSTLGQNMNTSGPTAAPDVSTVSEWLNTNVFIAILVVLGVVLLALCLVCWAVWRSRIQGSTDVRQAEITVSLGGGLECPDRPVIKISTGQRHATKLVTKLINAGWGPVEHVGSAPESGTPGGPRHPKAPESRVTPSQVQCQNEQEDSYDKAGPSTQGGALRRVD from the exons ATGACCGGACAAAATGCAACGCTCCCAAGTG GGCAGGGTATCCAGGCCCCTGAGACAGCCAAAGGTCCTGCGACTCACCTGATCTCAGCCCGGAGGATCCAACAGCTTTTCCCGGAAAGGCCCTGTCCCCGAAGCAGGATGG GGTCGACGCTGGGGCAAAATATGAACACATCAGGGCCCACAGCGGCCCCAGACGTCAGCACAGTGTCCGAGTGGCTCAACACTAATGTTTTCATCGCCATCCTGGTGGTGCTGGGGGTCGTCTTGTTGGCCCTCTGTCTCGTGTGCTGGGCAGTCTGGCGAAGCAGGATCCAAGGGTCCACGGATgt GAGACAAGCTGAGATAACAGTGTCCCTCGGTGGGGGTCTGGAGTGTCCTGACCGCCCCGTGATTAAGATCTCGACGGGGCAGAGACATGCCACCAAGCTGGTGACCAAGCTTATCAATGCTGGGTGGGGCCCTGTCGAGCATGTAGGCTCAGCACCGGAGAGTGGTACACCAGGAGGCCCCCGCCATCCCAAGGCTCCAGAGTCAAGGGTGACACCCTCCCAGGTCCAGTGCCAAAACGAACAGGAAGACTCATATGACAAGGCTGGACCCTCCACACAAGGGGGCGCTCTTAGGCGCGTCGATTAA
- the LOC125728235 gene encoding uncharacterized protein LOC125728235 isoform X1 yields the protein MHRGFVIGTLLRVGNAVEPLTRQGIQAPETAKGPATHLISARRIQQLFPERPCPRSRMGSTLGQNMNTSGPTAAPDVSTVSEWLNTNVFIAILVVLGVVLLALCLVCWAVWRSRIQGSTDVRQAEITVSLGGGLECPDRPVIKISTGQRHATKLVTKLINAGWGPVEHVGSAPESGTPGGPRHPKAPESRVTPSQVQCQNEQEDSYDKAGPSTQGGALRRVD from the exons ATGCACCGGGGATTCGTCATAGGTACATTACTGAGAGTCGGCAATGCAGTTGAACCTTTAACAC GGCAGGGTATCCAGGCCCCTGAGACAGCCAAAGGTCCTGCGACTCACCTGATCTCAGCCCGGAGGATCCAACAGCTTTTCCCGGAAAGGCCCTGTCCCCGAAGCAGGATGG GGTCGACGCTGGGGCAAAATATGAACACATCAGGGCCCACAGCGGCCCCAGACGTCAGCACAGTGTCCGAGTGGCTCAACACTAATGTTTTCATCGCCATCCTGGTGGTGCTGGGGGTCGTCTTGTTGGCCCTCTGTCTCGTGTGCTGGGCAGTCTGGCGAAGCAGGATCCAAGGGTCCACGGATgt GAGACAAGCTGAGATAACAGTGTCCCTCGGTGGGGGTCTGGAGTGTCCTGACCGCCCCGTGATTAAGATCTCGACGGGGCAGAGACATGCCACCAAGCTGGTGACCAAGCTTATCAATGCTGGGTGGGGCCCTGTCGAGCATGTAGGCTCAGCACCGGAGAGTGGTACACCAGGAGGCCCCCGCCATCCCAAGGCTCCAGAGTCAAGGGTGACACCCTCCCAGGTCCAGTGCCAAAACGAACAGGAAGACTCATATGACAAGGCTGGACCCTCCACACAAGGGGGCGCTCTTAGGCGCGTCGATTAA
- the LOC125728235 gene encoding uncharacterized protein LOC125728235 isoform X3, protein MQRSQVPAITGQGIQAPETAKGPATHLISARRIQQLFPERPCPRSRMGSTLGQNMNTSGPTAAPDVSTVSEWLNTNVFIAILVVLGVVLLALCLVCWAVWRSRIQGSTDVRQAEITVSLGGGLECPDRPVIKISTGQRHATKLVTKLINAGWGPVEHVGSAPESGTPGGPRHPKAPESRVTPSQVQCQNEQEDSYDKAGPSTQGGALRRVD, encoded by the exons ATGCAACGCTCCCAAGTG CCTGCAATTACAGGGCAGGGTATCCAGGCCCCTGAGACAGCCAAAGGTCCTGCGACTCACCTGATCTCAGCCCGGAGGATCCAACAGCTTTTCCCGGAAAGGCCCTGTCCCCGAAGCAGGATGG GGTCGACGCTGGGGCAAAATATGAACACATCAGGGCCCACAGCGGCCCCAGACGTCAGCACAGTGTCCGAGTGGCTCAACACTAATGTTTTCATCGCCATCCTGGTGGTGCTGGGGGTCGTCTTGTTGGCCCTCTGTCTCGTGTGCTGGGCAGTCTGGCGAAGCAGGATCCAAGGGTCCACGGATgt GAGACAAGCTGAGATAACAGTGTCCCTCGGTGGGGGTCTGGAGTGTCCTGACCGCCCCGTGATTAAGATCTCGACGGGGCAGAGACATGCCACCAAGCTGGTGACCAAGCTTATCAATGCTGGGTGGGGCCCTGTCGAGCATGTAGGCTCAGCACCGGAGAGTGGTACACCAGGAGGCCCCCGCCATCCCAAGGCTCCAGAGTCAAGGGTGACACCCTCCCAGGTCCAGTGCCAAAACGAACAGGAAGACTCATATGACAAGGCTGGACCCTCCACACAAGGGGGCGCTCTTAGGCGCGTCGATTAA
- the LOC125728235 gene encoding uncharacterized protein LOC125728235 isoform X4 → MGSTLGQNMNTSGPTAAPDVSTVSEWLNTNVFIAILVVLGVVLLALCLVCWAVWRSRIQGSTDVRQAEITVSLGGGLECPDRPVIKISTGQRHATKLVTKLINAGWGPVEHVGSAPESGTPGGPRHPKAPESRVTPSQVQCQNEQEDSYDKAGPSTQGGALRRVD, encoded by the exons ATGG GGTCGACGCTGGGGCAAAATATGAACACATCAGGGCCCACAGCGGCCCCAGACGTCAGCACAGTGTCCGAGTGGCTCAACACTAATGTTTTCATCGCCATCCTGGTGGTGCTGGGGGTCGTCTTGTTGGCCCTCTGTCTCGTGTGCTGGGCAGTCTGGCGAAGCAGGATCCAAGGGTCCACGGATgt GAGACAAGCTGAGATAACAGTGTCCCTCGGTGGGGGTCTGGAGTGTCCTGACCGCCCCGTGATTAAGATCTCGACGGGGCAGAGACATGCCACCAAGCTGGTGACCAAGCTTATCAATGCTGGGTGGGGCCCTGTCGAGCATGTAGGCTCAGCACCGGAGAGTGGTACACCAGGAGGCCCCCGCCATCCCAAGGCTCCAGAGTCAAGGGTGACACCCTCCCAGGTCCAGTGCCAAAACGAACAGGAAGACTCATATGACAAGGCTGGACCCTCCACACAAGGGGGCGCTCTTAGGCGCGTCGATTAA